Part of the Minwuia thermotolerans genome, GAATGCGCGCGGCGCCCTTTCGGACCTTTGCAATAAACCAGGGCGGCCAGACCGCCCGCTCGATCCTTGAGCACAAACGGATCGCGGATGCGATATGCGAAAATCGCCCTGAAGACGCCGCCGAACTGATGCGCCACCACGACGATATCCACCGACCAGAATATGCAGACGCGCTGATGCACTTTGCGCGGCAGGCCCGCGGTCCTGCCGACTAGCCCGGACTTCGCCTCAATCGGTGTCAAGAACAACGTGGCGCAGGCCGCCGGCGTCTCGAACGCCCACATCTGGCAACTTGAACGGGCGAGGCCACGAACCCGTCGATGGCCCTGGTCCGCCGTCTCGCCGATCATTTTCGGGTGACGGTCGCCTTCCTCGCCGGCGAGGATATCAAAGCTTCGGACAATGACCCCGAGCTCGCGCGCATGTTCCGCCAGGCCTCCGAGCTCGACCCGCCGGACCGCGACGTGATCGACGACATGACCCAGTCGTTCCTCAAGCGCCGGAAGGCAAAGGCCGGTGACGCCGGGGCCTGAAGACACGTCACTTTCCCGTGGGCTGTCCGGGCTCTGCAGGATGGAGCTCGACGATGCCGGCCTGGACCCTGAGCGGATCGCGGCCGCGATCCATGACCAGTTGGGCGAGACGATCGGGCCCGTTCCGGTCCGAGACATCGCCCGCCGGCTCGACATCACCAAGATCCGCGAGGCGCCCCTGAACAAGGTAGAGGGCATTCTCGTCACCACGCCGGAACGCCCGGAAGGCGTGATCGCGGTCAATGGCAACTCGCCATCACGCCGCCAGCGTTGCACGCTGGCCCATGAGCCAGGCCACCTCCTGATGGCGCACCAGCGGATGGTGCGCCAGGACGGCTCCGGTGTTCCCGCTCCGACATGAGCGCCCGGATCAAGCCGGAACCCATCGAATCCGCCGATCATCATCTTCGACAGGATGTCGAAGCCAACCAGTTCGCAATCAAGCTGCTGGCGCCGGTGAGGCGTCTCAGGCGGTACCTCCACCGCACCCCGGACCTGGCGCGCGTGCTCGAGATCGCCGACGCCTTCGAGATCAGCCGCGAGGCCGCGGCCCGACGCTATGTCGAGCAACACCGCGAGAGCCTCGCGGTTCTCTTCGGCCAACACGACCGGATCATCTACCTGCGGAAAGCCCCAGGGGTTCTCGTGGATCATCCGGGGCCGTGGCGATCCAGTTCCTGGTCTGCCTGACGGACTTGCCGAGATCACGGCGAGGTCGAAGCCAACCCGGCCGACTGGCTCGAAAGGACGCCCGGCTGTGATCTCGGCCTCCAGGTCCTGCGCCAGCAGGACGACCGTTGCATCGTCCTGCTCCATGCCGAGATGGCCGGCGACGCGGACGCCGCCGCTGTGCGCTTGATCAGGCGAAACCCAGTGCCTTCCGCTGCTCCGCCCAGTCAAGCGGCAGGCCGGCCATCCGCTTCAGCCAATGCGCCGTGAGCTCGGAGGGCTGACGGCCATCGAGGATGGCCTCGGCGATGTCCGGCGCGAGATACGCCGGCTGCAGCACACGCCCGATCTTGCTGCGGTCGATGTACCCCCAACCGATGATACGCCGCTCGACACCGTCCAGGCCGCACTCAATCCCGGGCGGGCTGGACTGGTGCGCGCCCAAGTGCAGAAGATGTCAGCCGAATCGACATCACTTACTTGGGTCCCGCGGACCTATCCGGCGAATAACACGCTCTAGTTCATTGAAATTTCTGTTCCAGTTACTATTGGATCGACGTTATATATCTCGGATATTGAGCCTCCCCCATTGAATTGGTCCATCCTGATGTTTTGGAACAAGGAGGATCAAAGATGGCAAGGAAGCGTCACAAGCCTGAGGAGATCGTGGGCAAGCTCCGCCAGGCGGACGTCCTGCACAGCCAGGGCATGTCGATGGCGGATGCGATCCGGCAGCTGGGTATCAGCGAAGTCACCTTCTACCGATGGCGCAGGGAATATGGCGGCATGAGCGGCGATCAGCTGCGGCGTCTGAAGGAGCTCGAGAAGGAGAACGAGCGGCTGCGCCGGGCGGTCTCCGACCTGACCCTGGACAAGCAGATTCTGAGTGAAGCTGCGAAGGGAAACTTCTGAGCCCCTCGCGTCGCCGACGTTGCATCGATCATGTCCGCCGGCGTCTCCGGATATCGGAGCGCCGGGCCTGCCGGGTTCTCGGCCAGCACCGCTCCACGCAGCGCCATCTCCCGCGTGGACGTGATGACGAGGCCCGGCTGGTGGCGGACATGATCGAGCTGGCCCGTCAGTATGGCCGATACGGCTATCGCCGGATCGCGGCCTTGCTTCGGGAGGCCGGCTGGCAGATCAACGACAAGCGGGTCGAGCGCCTCTGGCGGCGCGAGGGGTTGAAGGTACCGGCCCGGCAGCCGAAGAGGCGGCGGCTGTGGCTGGGCGACGGATCCTGCATGCGGCTGCGGGCAGAACGGCCCAACCATGTCTGGTCCTATGACTTCGTCCACCACCGGACACATGATGGCCGGACCTTCCGGACCTTGAACGTGCTGGACGAGTTCACGCGCGAGAGCCTGGCGATCCGGGTTCGCCGGAAGCTCTCGTCGGTCGATGTGATCGACGTCCTGACGGACCTGTTCATTCTCCGCGGTCCACCGGCCTTCGTTCGCTCCGACAATGGCCCCGAGTTCGTCGCCGAGGCCGTGCGGCGCTGGATATCAGCGGTGGGCGCCAGAACGGCGTTCATCGAGCCGGGGTCACCCTGGGAGAACGGCTTTATCGAGAGCTTCAATGCCCGGTTCCGGGACGAGCTGCTCGACGGGGAAATCTTCTACACGCTGAAGGAGGCGCAGGTGGTCATCGAACAATGGCGCCGTCACTACAACACGATCCGACCGCACAGCCGTCTCGGCTACCGACCACCGGCGCCGGAGGTCATCATTCCGCCAGGCTGGCCGTCAGGCTCCGCTCCGCTTCACCAGCCGGCCGGCTTGGCGGCAAAGCCGCCCATGCACTAACATTCCACCCGGACCAATCGCTGGGGGCTGGTCA contains:
- a CDS encoding IS3 family transposase (programmed frameshift) translates to MARKRHKPEEIVGKLRQADVLHSQGMSMADAIRQLGISEVTFYRWRREYGGMSGDQLRRLKELEKENERLRRAVSDLTLDKQILSEAAKGKLLSPSRRRRCIDHVRRRLRISERRACRVLGQHRSTQRHLPRGRDDEARLVADMIELARQYGRYGYRRIAALLREAGWQINDKRVERLWRREGLKVPARQPKRRRLWLGDGSCMRLRAERPNHVWSYDFVHHRTHDGRTFRTLNVLDEFTRESLAIRVRRKLSSVDVIDVLTDLFILRGPPAFVRSDNGPEFVAEAVRRWISAVGARTAFIEPGSPWENGFIESFNARFRDELLDGEIFYTLKEAQVVIEQWRRHYNTIRPHSRLGYRPPAPEVIIPPGWPSGSAPLHQPAGLAAKPPMH
- a CDS encoding ImmA/IrrE family metallo-endopeptidase, whose amino-acid sequence is MELDDAGLDPERIAAAIHDQLGETIGPVPVRDIARRLDITKIREAPLNKVEGILVTTPERPEGVIAVNGNSPSRRQRCTLAHEPGHLLMAHQRMVRQDGSGVPAPT
- a CDS encoding ImmA/IrrE family metallo-endopeptidase, producing the protein MSARIKPEPIESADHHLRQDVEANQFAIKLLAPVRRLRRYLHRTPDLARVLEIADAFEISREAAARRYVEQHRESLAVLFGQHDRIIYLRKAPGVLVDHPGPWRSSSWSA